The genomic interval ACTTTGAGTGTTCGAGgtaattatgatttattttcataacaatTGAAAGAGCAGAATGCATCTTTGAAAGCAGGTGTCTTGTGAAACCTTCCATTTACAGCAATAAACTTTCTTTTAAACTTTCAGCTCTCCCACAAGCTCAGCTGACCGTGCAGTCTGGATGGACAGACGTCTTCCCcactgaaacagtgactctgaggTGTGTAATTCAGGGCAGCTCTACAGAGTGGATgtataaatggtacagagatggacgGGAGCTTCCTGCAGACAAAGCTGActccagcagtgtaaatggagacacatacacaatcctctctgctgatcagtcacatgctggactgtacacctgcagaggagaactTACAAGGAGAGCATCTGTACACTCTCTGGTTAGCAGCCCTGCTACATTAAGTGTACGaggtaaatatgatttattttctctcaacAATTTGCATGTCATGTGTTCTTTCTTTCCAgattaaactgagaaaaaaaacaattttacaatgTTATTTGGACCAAGAAATATGCTTTTGTATAATATTATGATTTGATGTGTCTTGTTCTGAATTACTGTGAGTTGCCAGTTTGGAGTACAGGTGTCAGAATACCATTATCGAGTCTTTCCAAGGACaatttatgttaaatgtgtCTGATGGGTTTGTGAAAATTGCTTCATTATTTAATCATATGATTAGGgacaccagtttgtctccccttgttttctcacattgtACTTCCGTCCTCCGCCACCTAGAGGTCACTATAGCCTCTTTGTTATGCCCCCTCAGACATCTTAGTTGATAATTTAATTGgcactaattaagcacaaatGATGCTTGACTGAAGACACTCACGTGTTAAATGTAATTTGATTATTTGCTAAAATAGACATGTTTCAGTATTTCTATatgttgtacaggggcatgaTAGGTATTGTCAGAAGCCAcagtaaaaatgagagcagttacaATGTTTGACTTAGaggaaaaagttaaataaaacatatatgcTCATGATCCAACTAAGGGACTAATCCtagtcttcagtcaagaccttaaGTAGAATCTGGTATCATAGAGTTGGGCAAAAACATAAACCTGAACCCTTACTGGCCATTTTCGGGTTAGATTGGACACCCCTACTTCATATGGATGCGTTTTGCTTTTTACGTAAGCgatactcaatcctggtcctggagagccacagagtgtgctggtttttgttttttgttaaagaTCAGCAACCAGTTGAGACCAAAGTAAGCAGGTAACCTGAGTTAACCTTTTAATCTACTGCTTTAgctgatcaattgctgtgctactcaagtgatGAATAACAATGTAAGCCAGCAAACcatgtggctctccaggaccagaagggtggaccactggctcaaagctatacttttcatagcatttaaaaataaattaatgttcaCCTTCCTGCCTGGCTGTCACAATATTAGATCAACTCATACATTACTTAATTAATAAGATCAACTAAAGTTTTATAAATGGCTGATTTAGAAATTCAGCTGTCTGAACAGTTACTTGACTATGCTTttgagtgcctatggggacccctggaggataagcagtgaattacaattttaaatccctgcaggtcacatggtggagacataCTGGTGGCCCTACATATGGTCTTGTATGTGATGGAGAATGTATCTATTAATGCTAAATGAGACTGAGCACATATCTTACCTTCATCAGGGGGAAATCCAAAACCCgttattacccagaatccccccaGTAGAGCGAtgtacacaggagagagagtgaccCTGAGCTGTGGGTTTGGGGGCGATCCTGCTGGCTGGGAGTATCTCTggtacaaagacacacagagacacactgtgcccaacactgacagcagcaggactgATGGGTCCAGTTTCACCatcagctctgctgctctggcccaCAGTGGAGAGTACCGCTGTAGAGCTGCAAGAGGAGGAAAACCTTTTTACTCAGACTACAGTGATCCTCTGACTTTAGAAATATCTGGTGAGAATGATTAAAATAGTAGAATATGGCTTTGATTTATGtgctttaataattaaataaaaacatgagtgttttatgatattttcagtttataattaaaattgtattgatttacagtaTTACCTCAAACATATCTGATCGTACTACTGCAATATAATTGTCCCAGTATAATTGTCCCAGATCGTTATTGGGattgtttatttcatacagcctttgctcatttttatcagGGATGTGAACTGTTTAGGATGACACTGTATGTAAAGGCATGATGCTGAATTTGCAGCATGACTATAAATTTGCATTACAGGTGGGACATTTCAATAAGACAGGACAAAATGACAGAACCCTGACCACAGTCTCATAAAGAGCATTAAATGCAGAGATTCATGTGGTTCAggtgttattttttcagaaatctGGATATCTCACTTGCAGCTGAAGGCTGGTTAGCCAATAATAATTTGCTGGCTTTTGTGGCAAATAGGCTCCAATTATACACTATATgaacaaaagtatctggacaccgcTTGGTCTTCGGCTGTTTTTCGTGATTTGgcctaggccccttagttccagtgaaggtaaatcttaatACAATGTCATTCTAGGTGATtttgtgcttccaactttggggaaacagtttgaggaaggccttttcctgtttcaccaTGATAATTCCCACGGGCaaacagcgaggtccatatagaaatggttttgttgagattagTGTAACTTAACtcgcctgcacagagccctgatctcaaccccatccaacacctttgggatcaattggaaagccaactgtgagccaggcttAATCACTCAATCAGTGCCCaatctcactaatgctcttctggctgaatggaagcaagtcCCTGTAGCTCCTACAACTAATATGAAACCTTCTCAGAAGAGTGAAGCAAAGGGTGAACCAACtacatattaatgcccataattttagatgagatgttggctgtcaggtgtccacatacttttgtctATATggtgtatataataataataatagtaataataataataataataataataataataataataatgtatttgtataaCACCTTTCATGcataaaatgcagctcaaagtgcttcacataaaatgagaaaaaaacaaagaaattcaaatacaaataataaatcatgaataaataaaagaaataataataataataataaaggataataataaaataataataatttaatataataaaagaaGAACACAAATAAGATAGTGAGGTAATTAAAAGCATACTAAAGATATATAATAGAGTAACAAAATAGTTTTAGGTCTGATTGTATTTGATTAGcattacagaaatgtacatGAAATGCTTGTTCGAGCAGCCTAAAATATGTTGCCAAATTCTGAAATGCATCTACAGTAGTTTATATTCCCACAGCCTGTTTCAACCGTTGacttctttgtttctttgctcCCTCAGTTTACCGTGCTGTGGAGAATGTGGTTCGGATCTGTGTGAGCGTGGCAGTCCTCCTCTTTCTGTCAATCATTGTGAATCCAGCCTTCTGGAGATGGGTATCACGCCGGAAAGTGGTACACAGTGGGGAGGAACTGGCTGACCAAACtgaccatacctgaccacaCAGCGTGGCAtgcgtttgtttttgttattgctttGCTAAATATTACATGACATATTGTATCATTTATTAAAGTAGAtctgctaaaaatatatataaatatgtgcatCTTAGGGGCTTGAAGGCTTAATGTAATATCTGGCAAAACGTGGCTTTGAAATACAGGAGTTTTTGCATAGATATGCCATTAGGGAgagttctctctcacacagtccTGTTCATTGCATTAGTTTTAatcagtgtaaaatataaatgtcagcAATAGAAGGGCAACTCATTTTAGAGAAGAGATAATAATATATCTGGCATTTTCCACCTGCATACTGTTCTTTGTGTAGGGTAGGGTAGTACATGGGTAGgtaactggccttgtaacctaaaggttacaggtttgattcccagatgggacactgccattgtgtccttgagcaaggtacttaacctgcattgctccagtacatatccaactgtataaatggatgcaatgtaaattgcGTAAAAGAAGCTCTAGAtcagagtgtctgctaaatggctgtaatgtaaattgGGGAACTTGCCTTAcctttgcaaaaacattttcttcatatTGTATAAACACACATTGGACTTTCAAACCCAGCTCAACAACAAATGAACACTGTGATTAAAGTATCATGTTTTCTTGATCAGTAAAACAGAAAGATTGATTCAGTTATTTGTGGTTTAAGTCAAGACAATGCACTTCAAGtcactccaaagcagcttgaaCAGCAATATTATGCATccagaggttgtgtgtgtgtacattaccCAATTAttcttcataaaaatgtatctaaTCACACATATAAGCCTCATATTAGCATTAAAGAGTTCATCAGTTAACAAAATGTTTGCTGattgctgacattttaaaaaatgtatacaaaaaagCTTAAAGCTTGTTGTAGTTCACTGCATAGTGCTTTGAGATTCACCTCAGTACGGCTGAAAGTGTTGTGTGAGTTTCTGGGGACCGTACCAGAAGAAAGATATAGAgtctctggaaaaggttcaaagaagagcaaccaaattgcTTCCTGGTATGAAAGGTAAAATCTATGAGCAAAGACCTGcgtgcttaatctcttcaagcttagtaaaaggagactcgggtgatttgattgaggcttttaaattcataattggGATCAAGAAACCACAAGAGATTcgtcaggttgagttctgttagttgAACGAGGGGACAAACAGTGAGTACCATAATTAATTGGAcggtgacacatttttttgttattttggttctgtactctagcactttgagtttgaaaggatacaatgacaatgaggttgaagtgcagacataaggctcagaaatgaaaatcaatcagtCAGGAACATTGaaatgcccaagtcaacagtttggttcatcattaacaagaaaaaaacaactggtgaactcaattctgtcaaaagacccggtagactgaggaagaccactgtagtggatgactggagaatactctctatgatgaagaaaacccccctgacaacagcccaacagatcaaaaacactctcctgggtgcaggtgtagatgtgtcaaagtctaccatacgtagaagactacaccagcaggactacagcaggtacactacaagatgaaaaccactgataagcctgaaggACAGAAAGGTGAGattaccttaaaatggggggaccatgtacaaaaggtgctgtcatttctaaacggttcatccgatatggatgaaaatactcTGCACTTCAacttcattgtcattgtatcctttcaaactcaaagtgctagagtacagaaccaaaataacaaaagacatgtcactgtccaattaattatggtgctcactggaaatggaaattagcaaaaggtaaatttcgTACAGACAtttggaagaattttttcatgcagagagtagtcaatgtgtggaataccctgccaggtcatgtaacAGGCCGGGTATTCATTGGCATTCAATTCGAGTTGAGCTTGTCACCTTGATTTTATCTTCTGTTGTGCCGTAATTCTTTTATTACTattgtaggatatgtagtgtttagattttggccttagggAGGGaatcagtgaataagaatgtggcctggcctccccatcacaagcataaaagcaaaaatgtgattggggcaatataaaatccactgataccctaatctaggcagacaatctatgggtcaCACCCCCTCCGAAGAGACAAAtcagatgacacaggacaccatatcgggggtcggagaccctacatgcctaacatttccctttcccatgtcctctttaatctttaggtaggccagtccttgtcataaattagtctgacccccttTCTCTTACACCTTAACTCAGCATCACCCAATAAGGgcaaaacatcctcaagccatgctgtgtaaggtatttaagatttcCACAGGAAGAAAGTGTTGTGTTGCGTTTGGTTTcagagcctggaagaagaagagttttcctctttttatttttggtggtggttccttggttgtgtgcttgtagctggtttccttgtggcacttatactggaagtgggtggtactttggcaaggtctggctgatccgtttctctgtctctctctcgtatccgtctctctctctctattttctggtatttctaggttagttgtttaaagttttgctgtatgtcttctgttgtgtaatttagaagtagtgtgcctgcattcaataaagaatgtatgttttcaattcattcatataattgactgcttcttattgaattaaattatttaatcagaaaacctgatatacagcttgttttgacttgttggttgattccaccagttttctgtagactgacctatcaaagaatttggtgatttaattgataattctaattttaaacataattattaaattaaacctaataaaatatattttacatgaggggttctagcatgcaatatcacttggttcagtattcagtgctgaacattttaacaaggacattgactattggaaccactggattcagaaaagaaGCATATTCTTAATTAGTCCTTGCTTGTCCAACACtattgtttactttttttcttatttttatttattttatattcgttttttggtattttaagtcTGTTCAGCACATTGGTCAACTgtggttgttgtaaatgtgctatacaaatatactttgacttgacttgacttgatttgaatagaggcagaaacttgggggattttcaagacttggcttgatacggtgttcgatactatctagtctgtaggtaatcagagcactaatgtagtcaggaaaatggtgagcgttgttgtgctgaatggccttttctcctcattatgttatgtaatgttaagTATGGAAATAAATTACTGTCCCTGAAGAAACATTTAAAGTCCTACATTAAAATAGCtttctgcaaaaaaagacaCCAGtaacacatgaacacaccaTTCCTTGAAAACGAGTGtagaatgaaaatatgaattttaataaacatcCGTGCATTTTAATACAGTGTCCATTTTGATACAGTGTTCATGTGACTTACTCATTTATTGGGTACAACTACTTATGCAACCAGAATAGAGGACACAGCCAGGAATAAATACCTGCGAATACCTGGTTCCGTCTCTACATAGTGTTTAGTCGTGTAATTTGCTaagaagtgtatttttatttttctgagcAAAAAGGTCAGTGTCAAGGACCTGGCTTTCTGAACTCACAAAGTACCTGTACTCCAGGTGAActcaataaacattttttttcctttatatttacacatttctGTTCTCCCTTCGATCACCTCCATAAATGTCCTGGAAGATCCTACATCTGAAATCAAGACTGGTGAGAACATTTATGAAGCAGGTCGATCAATTTGCCACACTTCAAAATGCACTTctaacatttagcatttaggACATCCGTTCTGATGTAGTGACATATAATCTCCCAGGActcagcaattcatttttgtcctgtCTGGTCTTAGTGTGAGGAATCGTATATTCTACTGTTCTGTAAGGGACGTtcaatgacaataaaataacactaaaaaaatattttcactgcaaaatgtttttttcatccaaGACACTGGTATTAagtcaaaaaactaaaatactaaAACTTATTCTactgggtctcaggagggtaAACATCCCTGTTAATCACTTCCTCCACCAGCAGGGGAATCTGAAGTTGCGTGTGGTCTTTTGAACAGAACACAGTCTGACCTCTGGTACTCACCGTTAACTTTTGTTGTGGGTCTGGCTCCTGCTGGTCCTAATATACATCTGTCAGACACATagggaaaacaaacaggagagGGGGGCAACTGTGAATAAACAAGTCCTGATATTAAAACAGTTCAAATATCTGACATTACTGATTTTCTATTGGATGaccatttattaatattattataggTCTGCATTGCATAAAG from Anguilla rostrata isolate EN2019 chromosome 11, ASM1855537v3, whole genome shotgun sequence carries:
- the LOC135235032 gene encoding leukocyte immunoglobulin-like receptor subfamily A member 4, giving the protein MTWNNPPSGELYTGERVTLSCGFGGDPAGWEYLWYKDTLRHTVPNTDSSRTDGSSFTISSAALAHSGEYRCRAARGRKPFYSDYSDPLTLEISALPQAQLTVQSGWTDVFPTETVTLRCVIQGSSTEWMYKWYRDGRELPADKADSSSVNGDTYTILSADQSHAGLYTCRGELTRRASVHSLVSSPATLSVRGKYDLFSLNNLHVMCSFFPDWGNPKPVITQNPPSRAMYTGERVTLSCGFGGDPAGWEYLWYKDTQRHTVPNTDSSRTDGSSFTISSAALAHSGEYRCRAARGGKPFYSDYSDPLTLEISVYRAVENVVRICVSVAVLLFLSIIVNPAFWRWVSRRKVVHSGEELADQTDHT